Proteins encoded together in one Streptomyces sp. TLI_171 window:
- a CDS encoding nitrate- and nitrite sensing domain-containing protein, translating to MLAIVPGVALAALWAVTSGQLLLDFQRQAAQGLLAQEAGQPSNIVYYNLQEERRLSADVLATHSGGSEALKAQRAKTDEAIRQFQKLSDVSADDAPAEVREAVQQARQAINQLPAQRALVDGGGEQQQATVYRYYTDLIAVDLKLFAALSHVDNGKMTTISQPLVDLFWGKEMISRSDALLARGWPSGSLSSEDYQQLRQAIAEQDFQFGTKALPYLAADETAMWQKIAASPAWQAKLRVEQDLLKPTAADRSGRVALGVDQSSWRQSVDALTPDLVGLLEHRTGYVVEQGKSSIIALALRLVLTTVVGLVAVVAVAITSWRLTRTLRRRISRLQQQAEDLENTLPEVVERLGNGEQVDLEEHARAIERDPWARTEDELAKLAEAFNLARTSAVQAAVAQAEQHRAYERLLQRIARRTQLLIGQQLKKLDELERRHEDPEFLEGLFDLDHLTARLRRYEENLVILAGGTPHRRWRKPVPLLDVMRAAQGEVQDYRRVVIDLDGSPWISERAVGPVAHVLAELIENALTFSRPPNPVEVRAGRVSRGVAIEVEDRGLGMDEEQIDEANELMTRPPRADVLARGDDIRLGFYVIARLAEQHGLRIEFRQSAFGGTRVVVLVPDELIVPDPTARPTVVPAQSTGGLPTRSRGQALAGVAALSGLPDPVAEHLALPPVTAEVPYVPIEDPYAPVAHPQHELIGGHPQEYLAAGHEQPFPDAVQPLEAAPAPYALPAPYLPEPVAVEPWPAEPAPAEPFHGGGYPQAAPALPAGEPPLPRRIRQASLVDELRIDPAAPAPAPAPPRWDENPLFRPAPRRAGAAIGAFQRRSREARSGPVPPAADSTAPGERPEPADTWNTHPIPTREDRS from the coding sequence GTGCTGGCGATCGTCCCCGGAGTGGCGCTGGCCGCCCTGTGGGCGGTCACCAGCGGACAGCTCCTGCTGGACTTCCAGCGCCAGGCCGCCCAGGGCCTGCTCGCGCAGGAGGCCGGCCAGCCGTCCAACATCGTCTACTACAACCTGCAGGAGGAGCGGCGCCTGAGCGCCGACGTCCTCGCCACCCACAGCGGAGGCAGTGAAGCGCTGAAGGCCCAGCGGGCCAAGACCGACGAAGCCATCCGCCAGTTCCAGAAGCTCTCCGACGTCTCCGCCGACGACGCGCCCGCCGAGGTGCGCGAGGCCGTCCAGCAGGCCCGCCAGGCGATCAACCAACTGCCCGCCCAGCGCGCCCTGGTGGACGGCGGCGGCGAGCAGCAGCAGGCCACGGTGTACCGCTACTACACCGACCTGATCGCGGTGGACCTCAAGCTCTTCGCGGCGCTCAGCCACGTCGACAACGGCAAGATGACCACCATCTCGCAGCCGCTGGTCGACCTGTTCTGGGGCAAGGAGATGATCTCCCGCTCGGACGCCCTGCTGGCCCGCGGCTGGCCCAGCGGCAGCCTGAGCTCCGAGGACTACCAGCAGCTCCGGCAGGCCATCGCCGAACAGGACTTCCAGTTCGGCACCAAGGCGCTGCCCTACCTGGCCGCCGACGAGACCGCGATGTGGCAGAAGATCGCCGCCAGCCCGGCCTGGCAGGCCAAGCTCCGGGTCGAGCAGGACCTGCTGAAGCCGACCGCCGCCGACCGCAGCGGCCGGGTCGCGCTCGGCGTCGACCAGAGCAGCTGGCGCCAGTCGGTCGACGCCCTCACCCCCGACCTCGTCGGCCTGCTGGAGCACCGCACCGGCTACGTCGTCGAGCAGGGCAAGAGCAGCATCATCGCGCTGGCCCTGCGCCTGGTCCTCACCACCGTGGTCGGCCTGGTCGCGGTCGTCGCGGTCGCCATCACCTCCTGGCGGCTCACCCGCACCCTGCGCCGCCGGATCAGCCGGCTCCAGCAGCAGGCCGAGGACCTCGAGAACACCCTGCCCGAGGTGGTCGAACGCCTCGGCAACGGCGAGCAGGTCGACCTGGAGGAGCACGCCCGGGCCATCGAGCGCGACCCGTGGGCCCGCACCGAGGACGAACTCGCCAAGCTCGCCGAGGCGTTCAACCTGGCCCGGACCAGCGCCGTGCAGGCCGCCGTCGCCCAGGCCGAGCAGCACCGCGCCTACGAGCGCCTGCTGCAGCGGATCGCCCGCCGCACCCAGCTGCTGATCGGCCAGCAGCTGAAGAAGCTCGACGAACTGGAACGCCGGCACGAGGACCCGGAGTTCCTGGAGGGCCTGTTCGACCTCGACCACCTCACCGCGCGCCTGCGCCGCTACGAGGAGAACCTGGTCATCCTGGCCGGCGGCACCCCGCACCGGCGCTGGCGCAAGCCGGTCCCGCTGCTGGACGTGATGCGCGCCGCCCAGGGCGAGGTCCAGGACTACCGGCGGGTCGTCATCGACCTGGACGGCAGCCCGTGGATCTCCGAGCGGGCCGTCGGCCCGGTCGCCCACGTGCTCGCCGAGCTGATCGAGAACGCCCTGACCTTCTCCCGCCCGCCGAACCCGGTCGAGGTCCGGGCCGGCCGGGTCAGCCGCGGCGTGGCGATCGAGGTCGAGGACCGCGGCCTCGGTATGGACGAGGAACAGATCGACGAGGCCAACGAGCTGATGACCCGTCCGCCCCGGGCCGACGTGCTGGCCCGCGGCGACGACATCCGCCTCGGCTTCTACGTGATCGCCCGGCTCGCCGAGCAGCACGGTCTGCGGATCGAGTTCCGGCAGTCCGCGTTCGGCGGCACCCGGGTCGTGGTGCTGGTCCCCGACGAACTGATCGTCCCCGACCCGACCGCCCGGCCGACCGTCGTCCCGGCGCAGTCCACCGGCGGCCTGCCCACCCGCTCCCGCGGCCAGGCGCTGGCCGGCGTCGCGGCGCTCTCCGGGCTTCCCGACCCGGTCGCCGAGCACCTGGCCCTCCCGCCGGTCACCGCGGAGGTTCCCTACGTGCCGATCGAGGACCCGTACGCGCCCGTCGCCCACCCGCAGCACGAGCTGATCGGCGGTCACCCGCAGGAGTACCTGGCGGCCGGCCACGAGCAGCCGTTCCCCGACGCGGTCCAGCCGCTGGAGGCCGCCCCCGCCCCGTACGCGCTGCCCGCGCCGTACCTGCCGGAGCCGGTCGCGGTCGAACCGTGGCCCGCCGAGCCCGCGCCCGCCGAGCCGTTCCACGGCGGGGGCTACCCGCAGGCCGCCCCGGCGCTGCCGGCCGGCGAGCCGCCGCTGCCCCGGCGGATCCGCCAGGCCAGCCTGGTCGACGAGCTGCGGATCGACCCCGCCGCCCCGGCCCCCGCCCCCGCCCCGCCCCGCTGGGACGAGAACCCGCTGTTCCGACCGGCCCCCCGACGGGCCGGAGCAGCGATCGGCGCGTTCCAGCGGCGTTCCCGGGAAGCGAGGTCCGGGCCCGTCCCGCCGGCCGCGGACAGCACCGCGCCCGGCGAGCGGCCCGAGCCCGCCGACACCTGGAACACCCATCCCATCCCGACGAGAGAAGACCGGTCATGA
- a CDS encoding roadblock/LC7 domain-containing protein produces MTRTTATHQDLDWLLDGLVDSVAGTRNAVLLSDDGLVVSHSRTIDRSDAERLAAVATGQQSLARGVGQLFAGGPVHQVIVELADLWLFVIAAGSGTHLAVVASQDVDAEVMSLAMHNLVQQVGQKLSTPQRGEFDAFGARSGQRA; encoded by the coding sequence ATGACGCGCACTACCGCCACCCACCAGGACCTCGACTGGCTGCTGGACGGCCTGGTGGACTCGGTGGCCGGGACCAGGAACGCCGTCCTGCTCTCCGACGACGGCCTCGTGGTCAGCCACTCCCGCACCATCGACCGCTCCGACGCCGAGCGCCTGGCCGCCGTCGCCACCGGCCAGCAGAGCCTGGCCCGCGGCGTCGGCCAGCTGTTCGCGGGCGGGCCGGTGCACCAGGTGATCGTCGAACTGGCCGACCTGTGGCTGTTCGTCATCGCCGCCGGCTCGGGCACCCACCTGGCCGTGGTCGCCTCCCAGGACGTCGACGCGGAGGTCATGTCGCTGGCCATGCACAACCTGGTGCAGCAGGTCGGCCAGAAGCTCAGCACCCCGCAGCGCGGCGAGTTCGACGCGTTCGGCGCCCGCAGCGGGCAGCGCGCGTGA
- a CDS encoding DUF742 domain-containing protein, translating to MNAHWADEYEDDDGADSMVRPYTITRGRTAPERDDLTLITLLTSVPGPVDAFGAPVRPGRLQPEHRMILDRCRTPAAVAEVAADLDLPVSVTKILLGDLVEQGLLSARAPISVARAAGGADRGLLAAVREGLRRL from the coding sequence GTGAACGCCCACTGGGCCGACGAGTACGAGGACGACGACGGTGCGGACAGCATGGTGCGGCCGTACACCATCACCCGGGGCCGCACCGCTCCCGAACGCGACGACCTCACCCTCATCACCCTGCTCACCAGCGTGCCGGGGCCGGTCGACGCGTTCGGCGCGCCGGTCCGGCCCGGCCGGCTGCAGCCCGAGCACCGGATGATCCTCGACCGCTGCCGGACGCCGGCCGCCGTCGCCGAGGTCGCCGCCGACCTCGACCTGCCGGTCTCGGTGACCAAGATCCTGCTCGGCGACCTCGTCGAGCAGGGCCTCCTGTCGGCCCGGGCCCCGATCTCGGTGGCCCGCGCCGCGGGCGGCGCCGACCGCGGCCTGCTGGCCGCCGTACGTGAGGGCCTGAGGAGGCTTTGA
- a CDS encoding ATP/GTP-binding protein: MTTTQAGAAAVKILIAGGFGVGKTTLVGAVSEVAPLRTEEYLTTASVGVDDLSGVDQKTTTTVALDFGRITISTELVVYLFGTPGQERFWFMWNDLVNGALGGVVIADTRRLETSFASIDFFESRGIPFVVAINCFHGVNTRTDAEIRAALDLDPHVPMLVGDVRERPFGRDVLLALVDHLIALPVG, encoded by the coding sequence ATGACGACCACCCAGGCGGGCGCCGCCGCGGTCAAGATCCTGATCGCCGGCGGCTTCGGCGTCGGCAAGACCACCCTGGTCGGCGCGGTCAGCGAGGTCGCCCCGCTGCGCACCGAGGAGTACCTGACCACCGCCAGCGTCGGCGTGGACGACCTCTCCGGTGTCGACCAGAAGACCACCACCACCGTCGCCCTGGACTTCGGCCGCATCACCATCAGCACCGAGCTGGTGGTGTACCTGTTCGGCACGCCCGGCCAGGAGCGGTTCTGGTTCATGTGGAACGACCTGGTCAACGGTGCGCTCGGCGGCGTGGTCATCGCCGACACCCGCCGGCTGGAGACCAGCTTCGCCTCGATCGACTTCTTCGAGAGCCGGGGCATCCCGTTCGTGGTCGCGATCAACTGCTTCCACGGCGTCAACACCCGCACCGACGCCGAGATCCGGGCCGCCCTCGACCTCGACCCGCACGTGCCGATGCTGGTCGGCGACGTCCGCGAGCGGCCGTTCGGCCGGGACGTGCTGCTCGCCCTGGTCGACCACCTGATCGCGCTCCCGGTCGGCTGA
- a CDS encoding FAD-dependent monooxygenase: MATPLRVLVHGGGIGGLSLAVALARRGHTVEVAEIREQLDALGVGIIQPSNALHVMRELGILDDCLKAGFEWEVLTICDPAGNTLAKIPQPRMDEAPANNGIPRPALAEVLGRAAAEAGATVRFGTTVVELADDGEGVDVTLSDGSTGRWDLVVGFDGIGSPLRTRLYGDAYRPEYTGFANWRVTVPRQPEVQGVVMSTGNRSAKALLTPITEELMYLGAVFAEAEEFRPDPERAHEQLAERLAGFGGPVAEALAQVTDPAAVVYSRISQVTVDRPWHVGRVVLAGDAAHASTPHLAQGAAMAVEDALVLAQELDAADTVPAALQAWEARRRPRAMFVQSLSRAILKQETGTPTTPEEDELLKVGIPGAAHVLVKPY; the protein is encoded by the coding sequence ATGGCAACACCCCTGCGCGTCCTCGTCCACGGCGGTGGCATCGGCGGCCTCAGCCTCGCCGTCGCGCTCGCCCGCCGCGGCCACACCGTCGAGGTCGCCGAGATCCGCGAGCAGCTCGACGCGCTCGGCGTCGGCATCATCCAGCCGTCCAACGCGCTGCACGTGATGCGCGAACTCGGCATCCTGGACGACTGCCTGAAGGCCGGCTTCGAATGGGAGGTGCTGACCATCTGCGACCCGGCCGGCAACACGCTGGCGAAGATCCCGCAGCCGCGGATGGACGAGGCTCCCGCCAACAACGGCATCCCCCGCCCGGCGCTGGCCGAGGTGCTCGGCCGGGCCGCCGCCGAGGCCGGCGCGACCGTGCGCTTCGGCACCACCGTGGTCGAACTCGCCGACGACGGCGAGGGCGTGGACGTCACACTGTCCGACGGCTCCACCGGCCGCTGGGACCTGGTGGTGGGCTTCGACGGCATCGGCTCGCCGCTGCGCACCCGCCTGTACGGCGACGCCTACCGCCCCGAGTACACCGGCTTCGCCAACTGGCGGGTCACCGTGCCCCGGCAGCCCGAGGTGCAGGGCGTGGTGATGAGCACCGGCAACCGGTCCGCGAAGGCGCTGCTCACCCCGATCACCGAGGAACTGATGTACCTGGGCGCGGTGTTCGCCGAGGCAGAGGAGTTCCGCCCGGACCCGGAGCGCGCCCACGAGCAGCTCGCCGAGCGGCTGGCCGGCTTCGGCGGCCCGGTCGCCGAGGCGCTCGCCCAGGTCACCGACCCGGCCGCGGTGGTGTACTCGCGGATCTCCCAGGTGACGGTGGACCGGCCCTGGCACGTCGGCCGGGTGGTGCTGGCCGGCGACGCCGCGCACGCCTCCACCCCGCACCTGGCGCAGGGCGCCGCGATGGCCGTCGAGGACGCCCTGGTGCTCGCCCAGGAGCTGGACGCCGCCGACACGGTGCCCGCCGCCCTGCAGGCCTGGGAGGCCCGCCGCCGCCCGCGCGCGATGTTCGTCCAGTCGCTGTCCCGGGCGATCCTCAAGCAGGAGACCGGCACGCCCACCACGCCGGAGGAGGACGAGCTCCTCAAGGTCGGCATCCCCGGCGCCGCCCACGTGCTGGTCAAGCCGTACTGA
- a CDS encoding discoidin domain-containing protein, protein MTGTHRARNVLARLLPLLLLAAALATGAVPGSDARAAESWWNPTARPAPDSQINVTGEPFHGTNPDGSVRGFVDAHNHLMSAEGFGGRVICGSAFSQQGVADALKDCPEHYPDGSLALFENVTGGADGHHDPVGWPTFNDWPAHDSLSHQQDYYAWVERAWRGGERVLVNDLVTNGLLCSIYPYKDRGCDEMDAIRTEARKSYELQDYIDTMYGGPGKGWFRIVTDSEQARSVVAQGKLAVVLGVETSEPFGCKMILDVPQCDRAAIDRGLDELYALGVRSMFLCHKFDNALCGVRFDEGTTGVAVNAGQFLSTGTFWTTEQCAGPQHDNPIGLPTAQARSMLPAGVSLPTYPAAAQCNTRGLTDLGAYAIDGMTKRHMMLEVDHMSVKAAKSAFEILESKGYPGVISSHSWMDLNWTERLYRLGGFAAQYPHDANGFVAEANRTKALRDQYGVGYGYGSDLNGVGGWPGPVGAGAPNTVTYPFRSADGGSVLDRQVTGSRTWDVNTDGLAHAGLLPDWIEQIRLSGGQGVVNDLMKGAQSYLTTWRATEVHDAGRELAKGAATSASSAEWNPFTSFQPGRAVDGDRGTRWASDWSDDQWLSVDLGAARIVDRVTLDWERAYATGYRIEVSADGTNWRTVWSTTTGDGGLDTASFAPTSARFVRFHGTARATQWGYSLYEVSVHGA, encoded by the coding sequence ATGACCGGGACCCACCGGGCCAGGAACGTCCTCGCCCGTCTGCTGCCGCTGCTGCTGCTCGCGGCCGCGCTCGCCACCGGCGCCGTGCCGGGCTCCGACGCCCGTGCCGCCGAGAGCTGGTGGAACCCCACCGCCAGGCCGGCGCCCGACTCGCAGATCAACGTGACCGGCGAGCCGTTCCACGGCACGAACCCGGACGGCAGCGTCCGCGGGTTCGTCGACGCGCACAACCACCTGATGTCCGCCGAGGGATTCGGCGGGCGGGTGATCTGCGGTTCCGCGTTCTCCCAGCAGGGCGTCGCGGACGCGCTGAAGGACTGCCCGGAGCACTACCCGGACGGGTCGCTGGCGCTGTTCGAGAACGTCACGGGCGGCGCGGACGGGCACCACGACCCGGTCGGCTGGCCGACGTTCAACGACTGGCCGGCCCACGACTCGCTCAGCCACCAGCAGGACTACTACGCCTGGGTGGAGCGCGCCTGGCGCGGCGGTGAGCGGGTGCTGGTCAACGACCTGGTGACCAACGGCCTGCTGTGCTCGATCTACCCGTACAAGGACCGCGGCTGCGACGAGATGGACGCGATCCGCACCGAGGCCCGCAAGTCGTACGAACTGCAGGACTACATCGACACGATGTACGGCGGCCCGGGCAAGGGCTGGTTCCGCATCGTCACCGACTCCGAGCAGGCCCGTTCCGTGGTCGCCCAGGGCAAGTTGGCGGTGGTGCTCGGGGTGGAGACCTCCGAGCCGTTCGGCTGCAAGATGATCCTGGACGTGCCGCAGTGCGACCGGGCGGCGATCGACCGCGGCCTGGACGAGCTGTACGCGCTCGGGGTGCGCAGCATGTTCCTGTGCCACAAGTTCGACAACGCGCTGTGCGGGGTGCGCTTCGACGAGGGCACCACCGGGGTGGCGGTGAACGCCGGGCAGTTCCTGTCCACCGGCACCTTCTGGACCACCGAGCAGTGCGCCGGGCCGCAGCACGACAACCCGATCGGCCTGCCCACCGCGCAGGCCCGGTCGATGCTGCCGGCCGGAGTGAGCCTGCCGACGTACCCGGCGGCCGCGCAGTGCAACACCCGCGGGCTGACCGACCTCGGCGCGTACGCGATCGACGGCATGACGAAGCGCCACATGATGCTCGAAGTCGACCACATGAGCGTCAAGGCGGCGAAGAGCGCCTTCGAGATCCTGGAGTCCAAGGGCTACCCGGGCGTCATCTCCAGCCACAGCTGGATGGACCTGAACTGGACCGAACGCCTGTACAGGCTGGGCGGGTTCGCGGCGCAGTACCCGCACGACGCCAACGGCTTCGTGGCCGAGGCCAACCGCACCAAGGCGCTGCGCGACCAGTACGGCGTGGGCTACGGCTACGGCAGCGACCTGAACGGCGTGGGCGGCTGGCCGGGCCCGGTCGGCGCCGGCGCGCCGAACACCGTCACGTACCCGTTCCGGTCCGCCGACGGCGGCTCGGTGCTGGACCGGCAGGTGACCGGCAGCCGGACCTGGGACGTCAACACCGACGGGCTGGCGCACGCCGGGCTGCTGCCGGACTGGATCGAGCAGATCCGGCTGTCCGGCGGGCAGGGCGTGGTGAACGACCTGATGAAGGGCGCGCAGTCCTACCTGACCACCTGGCGGGCCACCGAAGTCCACGACGCCGGGCGGGAGTTGGCGAAGGGGGCGGCGACCTCGGCGAGCTCCGCGGAGTGGAACCCGTTCACCTCGTTCCAGCCGGGCCGGGCGGTGGACGGCGACCGCGGCACCCGGTGGGCCAGCGACTGGAGCGACGACCAGTGGCTGAGCGTCGACCTGGGCGCGGCGCGGATCGTGGACCGGGTGACGCTGGACTGGGAGCGGGCGTACGCCACGGGCTACCGGATCGAGGTGTCCGCGGACGGGACGAACTGGCGCACCGTCTGGTCCACCACCACAGGTGACGGCGGGCTGGACACCGCCTCGTTCGCCCCGACCTCGGCCCGGTTCGTGCGCTTCCACGGCACCGCGCGGGCCACCCAGTGGGGCTACTCGCTCTACGAGGTGTCGGTGCACGGCGCCTGA
- a CDS encoding SDR family oxidoreductase, with protein sequence MTTALITGATAGIGAAFANRLARDGRDLVLVARDVERLAATAAELTARHGVRVETLAADLATETGIEAVEHRLRDSEQPVDLLINNAGFGNRGAYLDVPVQDEIDMVKVHIEAVLRLTTAAVPGMRERGFGAVVNVASVAAFVPRGTYGATKAWVVNFTLGIARDLAGSGVRLQALCPGFTRTEFHQRAGMGTSSIPSWGWLTAERVVNDSLADLARNRPLCVPGKRYKAAVAAARLLPAGGLGKLSNTAGRDYRKER encoded by the coding sequence ATGACGACAGCTCTCATCACCGGCGCCACCGCCGGCATCGGCGCCGCGTTCGCCAACCGCCTGGCCCGCGACGGCCGCGACCTGGTGCTGGTCGCCCGCGACGTCGAACGCCTCGCCGCGACCGCCGCCGAGCTCACCGCCCGCCACGGCGTCCGGGTCGAGACCCTCGCGGCCGACCTCGCCACCGAGACGGGCATCGAAGCCGTCGAGCACCGCCTGCGCGACAGCGAGCAGCCGGTCGACCTGCTCATCAACAACGCCGGCTTCGGCAACCGCGGCGCGTACCTGGACGTTCCCGTCCAGGACGAGATCGACATGGTCAAGGTGCACATCGAGGCCGTGCTGCGGCTGACCACCGCCGCCGTGCCCGGCATGCGCGAGCGCGGCTTCGGCGCCGTGGTCAACGTCGCCTCGGTCGCCGCGTTCGTCCCGCGCGGCACCTACGGCGCGACCAAGGCCTGGGTCGTCAACTTCACCCTCGGCATCGCCCGCGACCTGGCCGGCAGCGGCGTCCGCCTCCAGGCCCTGTGCCCCGGCTTCACCCGCACCGAGTTCCACCAGCGGGCCGGCATGGGCACCTCCTCGATCCCGTCCTGGGGCTGGCTCACCGCCGAGCGCGTGGTCAACGACTCCCTCGCCGACCTCGCCCGCAACCGGCCGCTCTGCGTCCCGGGCAAGCGCTACAAGGCCGCCGTCGCCGCCGCCCGGCTGCTGCCGGCGGGCGGCCTCGGCAAGCTCTCCAACACGGCGGGCCGCGACTACCGCAAGGAGAGGTGA
- a CDS encoding ABC transporter ATP-binding protein, translated as MQLNRIDWTPPEERQPAQVRRILRLFRPYTGRLGVVGLLVAASAVVSVVTPFLLRAVLDTAIPERRTGLLTLLVGGMIAAAVITSVLNVLQTLISTTVGQRVMHDLRTAVYRHLQRMSLAFFTRTRTGEVQSRIANDIGGMQATVTGTATSLVSNLTAVVASVVAMVALDWRLTVVSLLLLPVFVWISRRVGRERKKITGERQRQLAKLSSAVQESLSVSGILLGRTMGRSDSLTREFAAQSDELAGLEVRSSMAGRWRMSTIGIVMAAMPALIYWAAGLATAAGAPIVSLGTLVAFVSLQQGLFRPTVSLLSTGVDVQTSLALFQRIFEYLDLPVEINEPEHPVRLEEIRGDVRFQDVEFHYRPDQDRPTLSGIDLTVPAGGSLAVVGETGSGKSTLSYLVPRLYDVTAGRVLIDGVDVRELSFETLARAVGVVSQETYLFHASVAENLRFAKPDATDEELVEAARAAQIHDMIAALPDGYDTMVGERGYRFSGGEKQRLAIARTVLRNPPVLILDEATSALDNQTELAVQQALDTLAAGRTTITIAHRLSTVRDADLIAVLDHGTIAELGDHDELVARDGRYAALLNREALPSAV; from the coding sequence GTGCAGTTGAACCGGATCGACTGGACCCCGCCCGAGGAGCGGCAGCCCGCGCAGGTGCGGCGGATCCTGCGGCTGTTCCGGCCGTACACGGGGCGGCTGGGCGTGGTGGGGCTGCTGGTCGCGGCGTCCGCGGTGGTGTCGGTGGTGACGCCGTTCCTGCTGCGGGCGGTGCTGGACACCGCGATCCCGGAACGGCGGACGGGCCTGCTGACCCTGCTGGTCGGCGGAATGATCGCGGCGGCGGTGATCACCAGCGTCCTGAACGTGCTGCAGACGCTGATCTCGACCACCGTCGGCCAGCGGGTGATGCACGACCTGCGCACGGCGGTCTACCGGCACCTTCAGCGGATGTCGCTGGCGTTCTTCACCCGTACCCGCACCGGCGAGGTGCAGTCGAGGATCGCCAACGACATCGGCGGCATGCAGGCCACCGTCACCGGCACCGCCACCTCCCTGGTCTCCAACCTGACGGCGGTGGTGGCCAGCGTGGTGGCGATGGTCGCACTGGACTGGCGGCTGACCGTCGTCTCGCTGCTGCTGCTCCCGGTGTTCGTGTGGATCAGCCGCCGGGTCGGCCGGGAACGAAAGAAGATCACCGGCGAGCGGCAGCGCCAGCTCGCCAAGCTCTCCTCCGCCGTCCAGGAGTCGCTGTCGGTGAGCGGCATCCTGCTCGGCCGCACGATGGGTCGCTCCGACTCGCTGACCCGCGAGTTCGCCGCCCAGTCGGACGAGTTGGCGGGGCTGGAGGTGCGCTCCAGCATGGCGGGCCGATGGCGGATGTCGACCATCGGGATCGTGATGGCGGCGATGCCCGCACTGATCTACTGGGCGGCCGGCCTGGCCACCGCCGCCGGGGCGCCGATCGTCTCGCTGGGCACCCTGGTGGCGTTCGTGTCGCTGCAGCAGGGCCTGTTCCGGCCCACCGTCAGCCTGCTGTCCACCGGCGTGGACGTGCAGACCTCGCTGGCGCTGTTCCAGCGGATCTTCGAGTACCTGGACCTGCCGGTGGAGATCAACGAACCCGAGCACCCCGTCCGGCTGGAGGAGATCCGCGGCGACGTCCGGTTCCAGGACGTCGAGTTCCACTACCGGCCCGACCAGGACCGCCCCACCCTGTCCGGGATAGACCTGACCGTCCCGGCGGGCGGCTCGCTGGCCGTGGTCGGCGAGACCGGCTCCGGCAAGTCCACCCTGTCGTACCTGGTGCCCCGGCTGTACGACGTGACGGCGGGGCGGGTGCTGATCGACGGGGTGGACGTGCGCGAGCTGTCCTTCGAGACGCTGGCCCGGGCGGTCGGCGTGGTCTCCCAGGAGACGTACCTGTTCCACGCCTCGGTCGCCGAGAACCTGCGCTTCGCCAAGCCGGACGCCACCGACGAGGAACTGGTGGAGGCGGCCCGCGCCGCGCAGATCCACGACATGATCGCCGCCCTGCCGGACGGCTACGACACCATGGTGGGCGAGCGCGGCTACCGCTTCTCCGGCGGCGAGAAGCAGCGCCTGGCGATCGCCCGCACGGTGCTGCGCAACCCGCCGGTGCTGATCCTCGACGAGGCCACCAGCGCGCTGGACAACCAGACCGAACTGGCCGTCCAGCAGGCGCTGGACACGCTCGCCGCGGGCCGCACCACCATCACCATCGCGCACCGGCTCTCCACCGTCCGGGACGCCGACCTGATCGCCGTCCTCGACCACGGCACCATCGCCGAACTCGGCGACCACGACGAACTGGTGGCCCGCGACGGCCGCTACGCCGCGCTGCTGAACCGGGAGGCGCTGCCGAGCGCGGTCTGA